The following proteins are encoded in a genomic region of Gemmatimonadaceae bacterium:
- the trxB gene encoding thioredoxin-disulfide reductase: MNDIRPEAIAIIGSGPAAWTAAIYAARARLNPIVFEGEPRGTELPGGQLMLTTEIENFPGFPEAITGPDLMARMKAQAEHYGTRVVSELVSSVDFSQAPFTLTPSYGSPIQAHTVIVATGAAAKWIGLDNELRLALKGGGVSACAVCDGGLMFYRNKRLAVVGGGDTAMEEALYLTKFASEVIIIHRKDSFRASKVMASRVLSHPNIRVEWNTKVTDVLGEDEIRGLQVEDTVTGATRQLEVGGLFVAIGHAPNTTFLGGQLELTPFNYIKTAPWRTVTSVPGVFAAGDAIDDYYRQAITSAGTGCMAALEAERWLAHHGIGESPMLDTAVAPVVIPAGDTTAVA; the protein is encoded by the coding sequence ATGAACGACATCCGTCCTGAAGCCATCGCCATCATCGGTTCCGGCCCTGCTGCCTGGACCGCCGCGATCTACGCTGCGCGCGCGCGCCTGAATCCGATCGTGTTCGAGGGTGAGCCGCGCGGCACCGAGCTGCCCGGCGGACAGCTCATGCTGACGACCGAGATCGAGAACTTTCCGGGCTTCCCCGAGGCGATCACCGGCCCCGACCTGATGGCTCGCATGAAGGCGCAAGCGGAGCACTACGGCACGCGTGTCGTGTCGGAGCTGGTGTCGTCGGTGGATTTCAGCCAGGCGCCGTTCACGCTCACGCCGAGTTACGGGTCGCCGATCCAGGCGCACACCGTGATCGTCGCCACCGGTGCCGCCGCGAAGTGGATCGGCCTCGACAACGAGCTCCGTCTCGCGCTGAAGGGCGGCGGCGTCTCGGCCTGCGCCGTCTGCGACGGGGGCCTCATGTTCTACCGCAACAAGCGCCTCGCCGTCGTCGGCGGCGGCGACACCGCGATGGAGGAGGCACTGTACCTCACGAAGTTCGCCAGTGAGGTCATCATCATCCACCGCAAGGACTCCTTCCGGGCGTCCAAGGTGATGGCGTCGCGCGTGCTCTCGCACCCGAACATCCGCGTGGAGTGGAACACGAAGGTCACGGACGTGCTGGGTGAGGACGAGATCCGCGGCCTGCAGGTCGAGGACACGGTCACCGGTGCCACGCGCCAGCTCGAGGTCGGCGGCCTCTTCGTCGCCATCGGCCATGCACCGAACACGACCTTCCTCGGCGGCCAGCTCGAGCTCACGCCGTTCAACTACATCAAGACCGCGCCCTGGCGCACCGTCACCAGCGTGCCAGGCGTATTCGCCGCCGGCGACGCCATCGACGACTATTATCGCCAGGCCATCACCTCGGCCGGCACGGGGTGCATGGCGGCGCTCGAGGCGGAACGCTGGCTCGCCCACCACGGCATCGGCGAGTCCCCGATGCTCGACACCGCGGTCGCGCCGGTCGTGATCCCCGCCGGTGACACCACCGCTGTGGCCTGA
- a CDS encoding SDR family oxidoreductase — protein sequence MTTLAGRAALVTGGARRVGRAIALALADAGADVIVHYHSGADEAEATATAVRERGVRAAVLHGDLTSVQVAQSLPSHANAAFGRLDLLVNSAAMMLRTPMGEVTPAQWEAMFALNLRAPFFLSQAAAPFLRVSGGAIVNIADLAAFETWPAYVPHAITKAGVVQLTRSLARSLAPAIRVNAVAPGAVLLPEEWDRAAADRLAGTTPLQRLGSAEDVAQAVVYLCTAAYVTGDVIMVDGGRHIRT from the coding sequence ATGACGACACTGGCAGGCCGGGCGGCCCTCGTGACCGGTGGTGCACGCCGCGTCGGGCGCGCCATCGCCCTCGCGCTCGCCGACGCCGGTGCCGATGTCATCGTGCACTACCACAGCGGCGCGGACGAGGCGGAGGCCACCGCGACGGCGGTCCGCGAACGCGGCGTGCGCGCGGCCGTGCTGCACGGTGACCTGACCAGCGTCCAGGTCGCACAGTCACTGCCGAGCCATGCCAACGCCGCCTTCGGCCGCCTCGACCTGCTCGTGAACTCGGCGGCCATGATGCTGCGCACGCCGATGGGCGAGGTGACGCCGGCGCAGTGGGAGGCCATGTTCGCGCTCAACCTGCGCGCACCGTTCTTCCTGTCGCAGGCGGCCGCGCCGTTTCTCCGCGTCTCCGGTGGCGCGATCGTGAACATCGCGGATCTCGCCGCCTTCGAGACCTGGCCGGCGTACGTGCCACACGCCATCACCAAGGCCGGCGTCGTGCAGCTCACGCGATCGCTGGCGCGGTCACTCGCTCCCGCGATCCGCGTGAATGCAGTGGCACCCGGTGCCGTGCTCCTTCCCGAGGAGTGGGATCGTGCTGCCGCCGACCGGCTGGCCGGCACCACGCCGCTGCAGCGCCTCGGCAGTGCGGAGGACGTGGCGCAGGCCGTCGTCTACCTGTGCACCGCGGCGTATGTCACGGGCGACGTGATCATGGTCGACGGCGGACGCCACATCCGCACCTGA
- a CDS encoding Rrf2 family transcriptional regulator, with protein MRITTWAEYGLISALHLARRAGEGPVTGRAIAAGESLPVDYVEQILLRLRRAGIVDSTRGARGGYVLARPAADITVRDVVNASELQTFDMHCTSSPLSELRCADSTSCSIRPVWALLQARIDELLDGIRLADLLANEQTVRVRVKLDAPPELAGRILPVVTAR; from the coding sequence GTGAGGATTACCACCTGGGCCGAATATGGCCTCATCAGCGCGTTGCATCTGGCACGCAGGGCGGGCGAAGGCCCGGTCACCGGGCGTGCCATCGCCGCCGGCGAGTCGCTGCCCGTCGACTACGTCGAGCAGATCCTGCTGCGTCTGCGCCGCGCGGGTATCGTCGACTCGACCCGTGGCGCCCGGGGAGGCTACGTGCTCGCCCGGCCTGCCGCCGACATCACGGTGCGCGACGTCGTGAATGCCTCGGAGCTGCAGACGTTCGACATGCACTGCACCAGCAGCCCGCTGAGCGAGCTGCGCTGCGCCGATTCGACTTCCTGCAGCATCCGGCCGGTGTGGGCGCTGCTCCAGGCGAGGATCGACGAGCTGCTGGACGGGATCCGCCTGGCGGACCTGCTGGCCAACGAACAGACGGTCCGCGTGCGCGTGAAGCTCGACGCCCCGCCGGAACTCGCCGGTCGCATCCTGCCCGTCGTCACGGCGCGGTGA
- a CDS encoding PHP domain-containing protein — MTAPTAPAGPFVDLHAHTTASDGRATPEELVARAVAADLQAVAITDHDTLDGLAAAQVAADASGIQLVHGIELSTIDGAREVHLLGLHLSRTDVLASRLVEVQSARIDRAVEMVAKLNTLGLPVTTEMVMREAAGGAVGRPHVARALVAGGWVRDMREAFDRYLGDGKPANVGKLRIDLPDGIALIHEAGGVAIWAHPQGEGNKERIGRFAALGLDGVEVRHPSHSAEDLARLATLCEHFSLLRSGGSDWHGATDGFRPLGCMHVPAPWMDAQVERAMLYRARAA; from the coding sequence GTGACCGCGCCCACGGCACCCGCCGGACCGTTCGTCGACCTGCATGCACACACCACGGCATCCGACGGCCGGGCGACGCCGGAGGAACTCGTCGCGCGGGCGGTGGCGGCCGATCTCCAGGCCGTCGCCATCACCGACCACGACACGCTCGATGGCCTGGCGGCCGCGCAGGTGGCGGCAGACGCGTCCGGGATCCAGCTCGTGCACGGCATCGAGCTCAGTACCATCGACGGCGCCCGCGAGGTGCACCTGCTCGGCCTCCACCTCAGCCGCACCGACGTGCTCGCGTCGCGCCTCGTCGAGGTCCAGTCCGCGCGCATCGACCGGGCCGTCGAGATGGTCGCGAAGCTGAACACGCTGGGCCTGCCGGTGACCACCGAGATGGTGATGCGCGAGGCCGCCGGTGGTGCGGTCGGCCGCCCGCACGTGGCGCGCGCGCTCGTGGCCGGCGGATGGGTGCGCGACATGCGCGAAGCCTTCGACCGGTACCTCGGCGACGGGAAGCCGGCGAACGTCGGCAAGCTGCGCATCGACCTGCCCGACGGGATCGCGCTGATCCACGAGGCGGGAGGCGTCGCCATCTGGGCGCACCCGCAGGGCGAGGGCAACAAGGAGCGCATCGGTCGCTTCGCGGCGCTGGGGCTGGACGGTGTCGAGGTGCGCCACCCGAGCCACAGTGCCGAGGACCTCGCACGGCTCGCCACGCTCTGCGAGCACTTCTCGCTGCTCAGGAGCGGCGGCTCCGACTGGCACGGTGCCACCGATGGCTTCCGCCCGCTCGGCTGCATGCACGTGCCGGCACCGTGGATGGACGCGCAGGTCGAGCGTGCCATGCTGTATCGTGCACGCGCCGCCTGA
- a CDS encoding N-acetylmuramoyl-L-alanine amidase, which yields MTRRAVTDRGRAGLAAWSLVLVCAVARPVQAQPDGLHVRTGNAQAVVPWVTSQGTRFLPLARLARALGGTVSVSGNAATLDACGVLARFTVGQRTVDLGPAGVETLRVAVTRGGISGTLVPAEFITEMLPRYGTGVVWDPDERELRRFSTYARRGGASPSSPPAQPSAPVEADAPPPDRAPVAVTGAGDRGDLRPDADARPVTIGTTTRPPAGSATPRPEPPPPGGPRRRARAVVIDAGHGGPDNGMHGVAQSGSRIYEKHITLAVALRVADALRAQGVTVHLTRARDTLIALSDRGRIANQQRADLVLSIHVNAANPRWRNATASRGFETYFLAEAKTEDARRVERMENEAVKFETGANAPRGDPLSFIINDMAQNEHLRESSDLAGEVQRRLRGIHPGTDRGVKQANFAVLRGSFMPAILVELGFGTNPQEATFLSTPARQAELARAISDATVEYLARYERRVGGGTR from the coding sequence GTGACGCGCCGCGCGGTGACGGACCGCGGGCGCGCCGGCCTTGCCGCCTGGTCGCTGGTCCTCGTGTGCGCCGTGGCGCGCCCGGTGCAGGCGCAGCCCGACGGCCTCCATGTGCGCACGGGCAATGCGCAGGCGGTGGTGCCGTGGGTCACCAGCCAGGGCACGCGCTTCCTGCCCCTCGCGCGACTGGCGCGGGCGCTCGGCGGCACCGTCAGCGTCTCCGGCAACGCCGCGACCCTGGATGCCTGCGGTGTGCTGGCGCGCTTCACCGTCGGGCAGCGGACCGTGGACCTCGGCCCCGCGGGGGTGGAGACGCTGCGCGTCGCGGTGACGCGCGGCGGGATCAGCGGCACACTGGTGCCGGCCGAGTTCATCACCGAGATGCTGCCGCGCTACGGCACCGGCGTCGTCTGGGACCCGGATGAGCGCGAACTGCGTCGCTTCTCGACCTACGCACGGCGTGGCGGGGCGTCGCCCTCGTCACCGCCGGCCCAGCCGTCGGCGCCGGTGGAGGCCGATGCGCCTCCCCCGGACCGCGCGCCGGTCGCAGTCACCGGCGCCGGGGACCGCGGCGACCTCCGCCCCGACGCCGATGCGCGGCCCGTCACCATCGGCACCACCACCAGGCCACCCGCGGGCAGCGCCACGCCGCGCCCGGAACCGCCGCCCCCAGGTGGACCGCGCCGCCGTGCACGGGCCGTCGTCATCGATGCCGGCCACGGCGGGCCGGACAACGGCATGCACGGTGTCGCGCAGTCCGGCAGCCGCATCTACGAAAAGCACATCACGCTCGCGGTGGCGCTGCGCGTCGCCGACGCGCTGCGCGCGCAGGGCGTGACCGTGCACCTCACGCGGGCCCGCGACACGCTCATCGCGCTGAGCGATCGCGGGCGCATCGCGAACCAGCAGCGCGCCGACCTGGTCCTGTCGATCCACGTCAATGCGGCGAACCCCCGGTGGCGCAACGCCACGGCGTCGCGCGGCTTCGAGACGTACTTCCTGGCCGAGGCCAAGACCGAGGATGCGCGCCGCGTCGAGCGCATGGAGAACGAGGCGGTGAAGTTCGAGACCGGCGCCAACGCCCCCCGTGGCGACCCGCTGAGCTTCATCATCAACGACATGGCGCAGAACGAGCACCTGCGCGAATCGAGCGACCTGGCCGGCGAGGTCCAGCGCCGCCTGCGCGGGATCCATCCCGGCACCGACCGCGGCGTGAAGCAGGCGAACTTCGCCGTGCTGCGCGGGTCGTTCATGCCCGCGATCCTCGTGGAGCTCGGCTTCGGCACCAACCCGCAGGAGGCCACCTTCCTCTCGACGCCCGCACGCCAGGCGGAGCTGGCGCGGGCGATCTCCGACGCGACGGTGGAGTACCTCGCGCGCTACGAGCGCCGGGTGGGCGGCGGGACCCGGTGA
- a CDS encoding aspartate ammonia-lyase — protein MDATRTERDPLGERAVPAGALYGIQTVRALQNFPISGQRPLEPFVVAQVWIKKAAALTHRTTGRLDAMRADAIIAAADEVLAGRHRDQFVVDPYQAGAGTSHNMNVNEVLANRANELLGSARGTYAPVHPNDHVNMAQSTNDTIPTNIRLAILRQLPALGVSLATLTEALAERGRAFDHIVKAGRTHLQDAMPIRLGQEFAAYAGTLARCRKRIAEAADYLNDLGIGGSAVGTGVTVEPQYPALMNQHLIAISGITSLRIGEDRIQLMQSMGDVAAFSAALRGLALDLSKIASDLRLMVSGPRTGLDEITLPAVQPGSSIMPGKINPSIPEMVNQVCYQVVGCDTTVAISAEHGQLELNVMMPVIAHNVLLSMQLLTSAMTVFATRCVSGITANEAMCRYWVERSAALATALMPQIGYARAAELSKRSVKEGVLIRDLVEREQVIPAGEIAGVLDLRRMTEIGIPEGGHGAVTGG, from the coding sequence ATGGACGCCACCCGCACCGAACGCGACCCGCTCGGCGAGCGCGCCGTGCCCGCAGGCGCCCTCTACGGCATCCAGACCGTCCGCGCGCTGCAGAACTTCCCGATCTCCGGACAACGGCCGCTCGAGCCGTTCGTGGTGGCGCAGGTCTGGATCAAGAAGGCGGCGGCGCTAACGCATCGCACCACCGGTCGGCTCGATGCCATGCGTGCCGACGCCATCATCGCCGCTGCCGACGAGGTGCTGGCGGGGCGGCACCGCGACCAGTTCGTCGTCGATCCCTATCAGGCCGGCGCTGGCACGTCGCACAACATGAACGTGAACGAGGTGCTCGCGAACCGCGCCAACGAGCTCCTCGGGAGCGCACGCGGCACCTATGCGCCCGTGCACCCGAACGACCACGTGAACATGGCGCAGAGCACCAATGACACCATCCCGACCAACATCCGGCTCGCCATCCTGCGACAGCTGCCGGCGCTGGGCGTGTCGCTCGCCACGCTGACGGAGGCGCTCGCGGAGCGGGGCAGGGCCTTCGACCACATCGTCAAGGCTGGCCGCACGCACCTGCAGGATGCCATGCCGATCCGCCTTGGCCAGGAGTTCGCCGCCTACGCCGGCACGCTCGCGCGGTGCCGGAAGCGGATCGCGGAAGCCGCCGACTACCTGAACGACCTCGGCATCGGCGGCAGCGCAGTCGGCACCGGCGTCACCGTGGAGCCGCAGTATCCGGCGCTGATGAACCAGCACCTGATCGCCATCAGCGGGATCACCTCGCTCCGGATCGGGGAGGACCGGATCCAGCTCATGCAGAGCATGGGCGACGTGGCCGCGTTCAGCGCCGCGCTGCGCGGCCTGGCGCTCGATCTCTCCAAGATCGCGAGCGATCTCCGCCTGATGGTGAGCGGCCCTCGCACGGGACTCGACGAGATCACGCTGCCAGCCGTGCAGCCGGGATCGTCGATCATGCCGGGGAAGATCAACCCCTCGATCCCCGAGATGGTCAACCAGGTCTGCTACCAGGTGGTCGGCTGCGACACCACGGTGGCGATCAGCGCCGAGCACGGGCAGCTCGAGCTGAACGTGATGATGCCGGTGATCGCGCACAACGTGCTCCTCTCGATGCAGCTGCTGACCAGTGCCATGACCGTCTTCGCCACGCGCTGCGTGTCGGGCATCACGGCCAACGAGGCGATGTGCCGCTACTGGGTGGAACGCTCGGCGGCGCTGGCCACCGCACTGATGCCCCAGATCGGCTACGCCCGCGCGGCGGAGCTCAGCAAGCGCTCGGTGAAGGAAGGCGTCCTGATCCGCGACCTGGTGGAGCGGGAGCAGGTGATTCCGGCCGGCGAGATCGCCGGCGTCCTGGACCTGCGGCGTATGACCGAGATCGGGATTCCGGAGGGAGGACACGGTGCCGTCACCGGGGGGTGA
- a CDS encoding DUF4149 domain-containing protein, whose protein sequence is MSTAIAAVVAGRRREALDAADPPGAAQRDHQRALVALVLNAIWGGAGLIVTTTVAPAAFRVLPTRSLAGALVGQVLPVLFIAGIVVGTATVVLTTRRAQFVALRRLAGAGTLLGCAVAQAVIGPRIAALRERIGPSIEALATTDPLRMEFGRLHGFSVLALGVGMVFALVSLIATFAVVRRAPARH, encoded by the coding sequence ATGAGCACTGCCATCGCTGCCGTCGTCGCCGGCCGTCGCCGCGAAGCCCTCGATGCGGCCGATCCGCCGGGCGCCGCGCAGCGCGACCATCAGCGTGCCCTGGTCGCACTCGTGCTGAATGCGATCTGGGGCGGCGCCGGGCTGATCGTCACCACGACGGTCGCGCCGGCGGCGTTCCGCGTTCTGCCAACCCGGTCGCTCGCCGGGGCCCTCGTCGGCCAGGTGCTGCCGGTGCTGTTCATCGCCGGGATCGTGGTCGGCACGGCCACCGTCGTGCTCACCACCCGGCGTGCGCAGTTCGTCGCCCTGCGCCGGCTGGCCGGCGCCGGCACGTTGCTCGGGTGCGCAGTGGCGCAGGCGGTGATCGGGCCGCGCATCGCGGCACTGCGTGAGCGCATCGGCCCGAGCATCGAGGCCCTCGCCACCACCGACCCACTGCGCATGGAGTTCGGCCGGCTGCACGGCTTCAGCGTGCTGGCGCTGGGCGTCGGCATGGTCTTCGCGCTGGTCTCGCTCATCGCCACGTTCGCCGTCGTGCGACGGGCGCCTGCGCGGCACTGA
- the smpB gene encoding SsrA-binding protein SmpB, with protein sequence MSRPAADDAPRIESIAKNRRARHEYQILDTWEAGIMLTGSEVKALREGRANVSDAFGVINGDEIFLLNLHISQYEQAGYSAHEPTRTRKLLMHRKEIEKLIGAVTRQGLTVVPLELYFKNGRAKVAIALARGKKLHDKREDLKKKDDVRAMARAMKK encoded by the coding sequence ATGTCGCGACCAGCAGCCGACGACGCGCCGCGAATCGAGTCGATCGCGAAGAATCGGCGCGCCCGGCACGAGTACCAGATCCTCGACACCTGGGAGGCCGGCATCATGCTCACCGGCTCCGAGGTGAAGGCGCTGCGCGAAGGACGCGCCAACGTGAGCGACGCATTCGGGGTGATCAACGGCGACGAGATCTTCCTGCTCAACCTGCACATCTCGCAGTACGAGCAGGCCGGCTACAGCGCGCACGAACCGACGCGCACCCGCAAGCTGCTGATGCACCGGAAGGAGATCGAGAAGCTCATCGGCGCGGTCACGCGCCAGGGGCTGACCGTCGTCCCGCTGGAGCTCTACTTCAAGAACGGGCGGGCGAAGGTGGCGATCGCGCTGGCACGCGGCAAGAAGCTGCACGACAAGCGCGAGGACCTGAAGAAGAAGGACGACGTGCGCGCCATGGCGCGGGCGATGAAGAAGTGA
- a CDS encoding MBL fold metallo-hydrolase produces MALRIEAIPVGAFQANAYLVIDEDTRHAVIVDPGAEGDALAARLTAADLTLDAIWVTHGHLDHVGGIAGVRRAFPDAPVWLHPADRPLYDNVSMQARAYGIPMETPPAPDREWAEGDAVALGAHRFAIVHLPGHAPGHVALVGDDVVFIGDVVFAGSIGRTDLPLSDPRRMQESLARVAAWPPHLVLHPGHGPLTTVGDEVRTNPFLAGIARPRGAGSV; encoded by the coding sequence ATGGCGCTCCGCATCGAGGCGATCCCGGTTGGCGCCTTCCAGGCGAACGCCTATCTCGTGATCGACGAGGACACGCGGCATGCCGTGATCGTGGATCCCGGGGCCGAGGGGGACGCGCTGGCCGCACGCCTCACCGCGGCCGACCTGACACTCGACGCGATCTGGGTCACCCACGGGCACCTGGACCACGTCGGCGGGATCGCCGGTGTGCGGCGCGCATTCCCGGACGCACCGGTCTGGTTGCACCCCGCGGACCGGCCGCTCTACGACAACGTGTCGATGCAGGCGCGCGCGTACGGTATCCCCATGGAGACACCACCCGCCCCGGATCGCGAGTGGGCGGAGGGCGATGCCGTGGCGCTCGGGGCGCACCGGTTCGCGATCGTGCACCTGCCGGGCCATGCGCCGGGCCACGTCGCACTCGTCGGCGATGACGTGGTGTTCATCGGCGACGTCGTGTTCGCCGGCTCGATCGGGCGCACCGACCTGCCGCTCTCCGACCCGCGGCGCATGCAGGAGTCGCTGGCGCGCGTCGCCGCGTGGCCGCCGCATCTCGTGCTGCACCCGGGCCACGGCCCGCTCACCACCGTCGGTGACGAAGTGCGCACGAACCCCTTTCTCGCCGGCATCGCCCGGCCACGTGGAGCTGGATCCGTATGA